One Azospirillum sp. B510 genomic window carries:
- a CDS encoding aspartate-semialdehyde dehydrogenase, with amino-acid sequence MGYTVAVIGATGNVGREILQTLAERKFPADTVIALASEKSIGQEVSYGEDDILKVQDLNKFDFHGVDIVLSSPGAKVSAVHVPRAAAAGAVVIDNTSQFRMDPDVPLVVPEVNPEALAGYRKRGIIANPNCSTIQMAVALKPLHDRFKIHRVVVSTYQSVSGAGKEAMDELFTQTRAIFVNDPVAKSVFPKQIAFNVIPHIDVFMEDGSTKEEWKMTVETKKILDPKIKVAATCVRVPTFIGHALSINIETEEPISAEEARVVLRAAPGLSVVDQQTGEGYVTPVEVAGDNPVFVSRIRDDITVENGLSFWCVADNLRKGAALNAVQIAELLVRDYMVE; translated from the coding sequence ATGGGCTATACCGTCGCGGTCATCGGCGCCACCGGCAATGTCGGGCGCGAGATCCTGCAAACGCTGGCCGAGCGGAAGTTCCCGGCCGACACGGTCATCGCGCTCGCCTCCGAAAAGTCGATCGGCCAGGAGGTGTCCTATGGCGAGGATGACATCCTCAAGGTCCAGGACCTGAACAAGTTCGACTTCCACGGCGTCGACATCGTGCTGTCCTCGCCCGGCGCCAAGGTGTCGGCCGTCCATGTGCCGCGCGCCGCCGCCGCCGGGGCCGTGGTGATCGACAACACCTCGCAGTTCCGCATGGATCCCGACGTGCCGCTGGTGGTGCCGGAGGTCAATCCGGAGGCGCTGGCCGGCTATCGCAAGCGCGGCATCATCGCCAACCCCAACTGCTCCACCATCCAGATGGCGGTGGCGTTGAAGCCGCTGCACGACCGCTTCAAAATCCACCGCGTCGTGGTCTCGACCTACCAGTCGGTGTCGGGCGCCGGCAAGGAGGCGATGGACGAGCTGTTCACCCAGACCCGCGCCATCTTCGTCAATGATCCCGTCGCCAAGAGTGTCTTCCCCAAGCAGATCGCCTTCAACGTCATCCCCCACATCGACGTCTTCATGGAGGACGGCTCCACCAAGGAGGAGTGGAAGATGACGGTGGAGACCAAGAAGATCCTCGATCCCAAGATCAAGGTCGCCGCCACCTGCGTCCGCGTGCCGACCTTCATCGGCCATGCCCTGTCGATCAACATCGAGACGGAGGAGCCGATCAGCGCCGAGGAGGCCCGTGTCGTCCTGCGCGCCGCCCCCGGCCTGTCGGTGGTCGACCAGCAGACCGGCGAGGGCTATGTCACCCCGGTCGAGGTCGCCGGTGACAACCCGGTCTTCGTCAGCCGTATCCGCGACGACATCACGGTCGAGAACGGCCTGTCCTTCTGGTGCGTCGCCGACAATCTGCGCAAGGGTGCGGCGCTGAACGCGGTGCAGATCGCCGAGCTGCTGGTGCGGGATTACATGGTGGAGTGA
- a CDS encoding cysteine hydrolase family protein has translation MTTPAATTLRQIVGAPNTPSPLDKAVLVLIDLQREYTDGALRLSGVDAAVGRAAALLDLARANGVPVIHIVHHTAAGAPLFDPTGPTAEIIPAVAPRAGEAVIVKKLANAFAGTGLQAVARDTGRTEMIVAGFMTHNCVSSTARSAVDHGWRVTVVASATATRDLPDGKGGVVPAADIQRGVLTGLSDSLAVVVEDARAWA, from the coding sequence ATGACCACCCCGGCGGCCACCACCCTGCGCCAGATCGTCGGCGCGCCCAACACCCCGAGCCCGCTCGACAAGGCGGTGCTGGTGCTGATCGATCTTCAGCGTGAATATACCGATGGCGCCCTGCGGCTGTCGGGCGTCGATGCGGCGGTCGGTCGGGCGGCGGCCCTGCTGGATCTCGCCCGCGCCAACGGCGTGCCGGTGATCCACATCGTCCATCACACGGCGGCCGGAGCGCCGCTGTTCGATCCCACCGGACCGACGGCGGAGATCATTCCGGCCGTCGCCCCGCGCGCCGGTGAAGCGGTGATCGTGAAAAAGCTCGCCAACGCCTTCGCCGGCACGGGCTTGCAGGCGGTGGCCCGCGACACCGGGCGGACGGAGATGATCGTCGCCGGCTTCATGACCCACAACTGCGTCAGCAGCACCGCGCGGTCGGCGGTGGATCATGGCTGGCGGGTGACGGTCGTGGCGTCGGCCACCGCCACCCGCGATCTGCCCGACGGCAAGGGCGGGGTGGTGCCGGCGGCGGACATCCAGCGCGGTGTGCTGACCGGCCTGTCCGACAGCCTCGCCGTGGTGGTCGAGGACGCGCGGGCCTGGGCGTAA
- a CDS encoding ABC transporter substrate-binding protein: MTSFKRGLIARTVLGAAALALAGFATPALADTPKDALVMAWQFDDIVSLDPGEIFELSGAEYSAQVYDRLIHFDVNDVSRIEGEAAESWTVSPDGKTFTFTMRKGIAFHSGNPLTAEDVAWSFSRAVKMNKGPAFILNQFGLTPDNVDQMVRATDPQTLVFTTDKVYAPTFVLYCLTADVASIVDSKLVKSKEKDGDFGAGWLKTNSAGSGPFILKQWKASELLTLDANPKYWRGAPKLKRVLIRHIAEPATQRLLLEKGDVDVARNLKPEQFEPLKASDTIRLVQAPKGTLWYLSLNQKNPALAKPEVREAFKYLVDYDAMAGSIMNGIGAVHQAFLPKGFLGAVNENPYKYDPAKAKELLAKAGYPDGFTVSMDVRNTNPTQDMAQAIQASAAKAGVKIEIIPGDGKQVLTKYRARNHELMIQQWGADYQDPHSNAETFASNPDNGDNAKSKTLAWRNAWDIPELTRKTAAAVEERDAAKRAKIYDELQRSILADSPFVVMFQQTEMIAERKSVTGLVWGPSFDTNFYWKAEKK, from the coding sequence ATGACCAGCTTCAAGCGCGGCCTTATCGCGCGGACTGTTCTTGGCGCCGCCGCCCTCGCCCTCGCCGGTTTCGCGACCCCGGCCCTCGCCGACACGCCGAAGGACGCGCTGGTGATGGCCTGGCAGTTCGACGACATCGTCAGCCTCGACCCCGGTGAAATCTTCGAGCTGTCGGGCGCCGAATACAGCGCCCAGGTCTATGACCGGCTGATCCATTTCGACGTCAACGACGTCAGCAGGATCGAGGGCGAGGCCGCCGAAAGCTGGACCGTGTCGCCCGACGGCAAGACCTTCACCTTCACGATGCGCAAGGGCATCGCCTTCCATTCCGGCAACCCGCTGACGGCCGAGGATGTCGCCTGGTCCTTCTCCCGCGCGGTGAAGATGAACAAGGGCCCGGCCTTCATCCTGAACCAGTTCGGTCTGACCCCGGACAATGTCGACCAGATGGTCCGCGCCACCGATCCGCAGACGCTGGTCTTCACCACCGACAAGGTCTATGCGCCGACCTTCGTGCTCTATTGCCTGACCGCCGACGTCGCCTCCATCGTCGATTCCAAGCTGGTGAAGAGCAAGGAGAAGGACGGCGATTTCGGCGCCGGCTGGCTGAAGACCAACTCCGCCGGCTCCGGCCCCTTCATCCTGAAGCAGTGGAAGGCGAGCGAGCTGCTGACCCTCGACGCCAACCCGAAATACTGGCGCGGCGCGCCGAAGCTCAAGCGCGTGCTGATCCGCCACATCGCGGAACCGGCGACCCAGCGCCTGCTGCTGGAGAAGGGCGACGTCGACGTCGCGCGCAACCTGAAGCCGGAGCAGTTCGAGCCGCTGAAGGCCAGCGACACCATCCGTCTGGTCCAGGCGCCGAAGGGCACGCTGTGGTATCTCAGCCTGAACCAGAAGAACCCCGCCCTGGCCAAGCCCGAGGTGCGCGAGGCGTTCAAATATCTGGTCGATTACGACGCCATGGCCGGATCGATCATGAACGGCATCGGCGCCGTCCATCAGGCCTTCCTGCCCAAGGGCTTCCTGGGCGCCGTCAACGAGAACCCCTACAAATACGATCCCGCCAAGGCGAAGGAGCTGCTGGCGAAGGCCGGCTATCCCGACGGTTTCACCGTCAGCATGGATGTCCGCAACACCAACCCGACCCAGGACATGGCCCAGGCGATCCAGGCCAGCGCCGCCAAGGCCGGCGTGAAGATCGAGATCATCCCCGGCGACGGCAAGCAGGTGCTGACCAAGTACCGCGCCCGCAACCATGAATTGATGATCCAGCAATGGGGCGCCGACTACCAGGATCCGCACTCCAACGCGGAGACCTTCGCCTCCAACCCGGACAATGGCGACAACGCCAAGTCCAAGACGCTGGCCTGGCGCAACGCCTGGGACATTCCGGAGCTGACCAGGAAGACCGCCGCCGCCGTCGAGGAGCGCGACGCCGCCAAGCGCGCCAAGATCTATGACGAGTTGCAGCGTTCGATCCTGGCCGATTCGCCCTTCGTCGTCATGTTCCAGCAGACGGAGATGATCGCCGAGCGCAAGAGCGTCACCGGCCTCGTCTGGGGCCCGAGCTTCGACACCAACTTCTACTGGAAGGCCGAGAAGAAGTAA